The Henckelia pumila isolate YLH828 unplaced genomic scaffold, ASM3356847v2 CTG_461:::fragment_3, whole genome shotgun sequence genome window below encodes:
- the LOC140871584 gene encoding uncharacterized protein, with protein sequence MLWGVDMIGMSWLSAFLIGAGCFALGCLLGGRRSARAFRLLIASKESEIAVNDDDKKNKKKNGGKQPLEVEKLAEILEDFKMVLVVRNDLKMGKGKIAAQCSHATLGLYKKLLNRAPKSLNRWEMCGQVKVVVKIESEDDMLVLQERAKSLNIPTHITIDAGRTQIAPNSRTVMAVLGPADLVDDVTGGLKLL encoded by the exons ATGCTTTGGGGGGTTGATATGATAGGGATGAGTTGGCTTAGCGCGTTCCTGATCGGGGCGGGTTGTTTTGCGCTGGGGTGCCTGCTGGGGGGGCGCCGTTCGGCTCGAGCTTTTCGTTTACTGATAGCCTCCAAAGAATCTGAGATTGCCGTGAATGATGATGATAAgaagaataagaagaagaatGGGGGTAAACAACCACTTGAGGTCGAGAAACTGGCTGAAATTCTGGAAGATTTTAAAATG GTTTTAGTTGTGAGAAATGACTTGAAAATGGGGAAAGGGAAGATTGCTGCCCAATGCAG CCATGCGACCTTGGGTCTGTATAAGAAACTTTTAAACAGGGCACCAAAGTCTTTGAACAG GTGGGAGATGTGCGGACAGGTAAAGGTGGTTGTAAAAATTGAAAGTGAAGATGATATGCTTGTTTTACAG GAAAGGGCAAAGTCGCTAAATATACCAACACATATCACTATTGATGCCGGGAGAACACAGATCGCCCCTA ATTCAAGGACGGTGATGGCAGTGCTAG GGCCAGCTGACCTAGTCGACGACGTGACTGGTGGATTGAAGCTTTTATAG
- the LOC140871868 gene encoding uncharacterized protein, with protein sequence MVVLVPASAVSSRVCFFRGGGGLCPISSPKHRRPSLSRRCNASLIMDPDSFEVGRLIGSYGFLNVTSYSGGLKSAMDVGFSAPDAGRLRVQDIGEGDVKIRLYEGRIVQGPLRRTPVIFKVYPGQQVGGIEADLMAANELSAHASLQSSSKAMVCLNIQILLGGFETKTGEQWLAFRNDGKYTAADYAKVTSEKLSKDGKHGDQNSWNPYAKDEIFKRRMKYIVKLLQGAMRGLAYMHDHDRLHQSLGPVSVVVNTMVEKEAPYLVPQLRDLAFSVDIRYSELAERSMLSEGLWRRASAAGAFTPLEKRAFGIADDIYEAGLLFAYLAFVPFCETGVIDSLSLRRLLENTFQLDIEAMREYCLADDRLVEAVKFLDLDDRAGWELLQSMLNRDFRQRPIAEAVLNHRLITGALL encoded by the exons ATGGTTGTACTTGTACCAGCGTCCGCTGTTTCTTCTAGGGTTTGCTTCTTTAGAGGCGGAGGAGGACTCTGCCCAATTTCATCTCCGAAGCACCGTCGCCCCTCGCTTTCGAGACGCTGTAATGCCAGCCTGATCATGGATCCTGATTCCTTCGAGGTTGGGAGGTTGATTGGCAGCTATGGATTCCTTAATGTCACCAG TTACTCGGGTGGTTTGAAATCCGCGATGGACGTGGGGTTTTCGGCCCCTGATGCGGGGAGATTGAGAGTTCAAGATATTGGAGAAGGGGATGTGAAGATCAG GCTTTATGAAGGAAGAATAGTTCAAGGTCCGCTTAGACGCACTCCTGTAATTTTTAAG gtatatcctggACAACAAGTTGGCGGAATCGAGGCTGACTTGATGGCTGCCAATGAGCTGAGTGCCCACGCCTCTCTACAA AGCAGTTCTAAAGCCATGGTCTGCCTGAATATCCAGATTCTTCTGGGAGGATTTGAGACAAAAACTGGTGAACAG TGGCTTGCTTTCCGGAATGATGGAAAGTACACTGCTGCTGACTATGCAAAAGTCACAAGTGAGAAGTTGTCCAAGGATGGCAAACATGGAGATCAGAATTCTTGGAACCCTTACGCGAAAGACGAAATATTCAAGCGTAGAATGAAGTATATTGTTAAACTTCTTCAGGGTGCTATGAGAGGCCTGGCCTACATGCACGACCATGACAGATTGCACCAAAGTCTTGGACCTGTTTCTGTCGTCGTCAA TACAATGGTTGAGAAAGAAGCTCCTTATCTAGTTCCACAGCTTCGAGATCTTGCCTTTTCAGTCGACATAAG GTATTCTGAGCTAGCTGAACGTTCGATGCTATCTGAAGGACTTTGGAGAAGGGCGTCTGCTGCTGGTGCTTTCACACCTTTGGAGAAACGAGCCTTTGGAATAGCAGATGACAT ATATGAAGCTGGCCTTCTTTTTGCTTACTTAGCTTTTGTTCCATTTTGTGAAACAGGAGTAATTGACAGTCTTTCCTTGCGA AGGCTTTTAGAGAACACATTCCAACTTGATATTGAAGCCATGAGAGA ATATTGTCTAGCTGATGACCGCTTGGTTGAAGCTGTTAAATTTCTGGATCTCGATGATCGCGCTGGTTGGGAGTTGCTTCAG AGCATGTTAAATCGAGACTTTCGACAGAGGCCGATTGCAGAGGCTGTGTTGAACCACAGATTGATCACTGGTGCTCTATTATAA